A stretch of DNA from Oncorhynchus keta strain PuntledgeMale-10-30-2019 chromosome 17, Oket_V2, whole genome shotgun sequence:
ATAAATATGGGCCAAACTTAGTTATAACAGTTATCACAAGAGTGATACTGAGGCTTTGTTTCCATGTGACGCAATGCAATGAGTTGAAGATTCATCTCTAGGACAAGCTATTAGACTCTAGGTCTAACACTAATGAGCACATGATAAGGAGAGTACATTACCTTTCTGTAGATGAATAATGTCCGGGAAGTTGGCGAGTAGGCCCTGGTAGAGTGACAGTTTGTCCAGCATGTGGAAGAGGTCATACTTAGGTTGCTCCGCAAACATTTCCCCAATGTTTTCGTAAGTACGTCCCGTGTGGGAGATGGCGGTGTTGAGGCCTTCCGAGCAGTGGGGAGGGTCCAGCATGAAAGCCTGACTGACGTTCTGGAAGGCATTCCCCAGCCGCTGAAATTCCTTCCGGAAGCCTCCGAGGTGCTTCCGCACCAGTTCTGAGGCCACATGTGTAAGCTGCATGACGCTGTCATCCATTTTCTTGGCGAAGGACTTGAAGGAGTCCACACGTTCCTCCACGTCCTGCAGGTCCTGGTGCTCATTTGGGATCTGGAAGGTGAGCATAAAGTTGGCGCCCATCATCTCGTCCTTCTCTGCCCGCCTTTTGCCCAGCTTCCACTGCTTGTCGTCGGCGCACATGAGGAAGTGCTCGAAGCCCTCGTACTGCGACAGGACCGGGTGGCTAGTCATGTGGTCCATCCAGAGGATCAGCCGCCTCTTGCGCTTCTCGATGAAGTCCTCTTCGAAGCGCCCTGTTGCCTGTTTCTCGGGCAGGTGGGGCACGGAGATGACGGTGAACTTGTGCAGTAGACGGTTGTACAACCAGTCGAAGTGCTTGTAACGCCGGTACACAGGCCTCGCATTGTGGCTTGGGGTCACTCGGTACGATATGTAGGTCTTGATGCCTTTGAACTTGGTCTGCTTGGTAGGGTCCTCGATGGAGCAAGAGAAAGGTGTGGGGCTTTCTTTCCATTGAGGCCCTTTGGGGCCCATCTCAATGGTGTACGACTCCGCTATCTTAGCGTTCATGGGCACATCGCCCAACACAAAAGCTTCCACCCCTGAGCGGACAAAGCTAGAGAATCGGTTCAAGTTCCTGCCCACCATACTGCCCTTCCGCGAGCTGGAGATGCTGTCCTGCCTCTCCATGTAAGGTTTGGCTCGATAGTGGACATTGGGGTTGTTGGAGTGGGGGCTCTGATGGGAATGTCCATTTGCGCCACTGCGGCCATCATCGTCCACCACTGTGGAACTGTCATCCCAATCATCCCAGTCATCATCATCGTCGTCATAGTAACCTTGTTGCATGTGAAAGGGCGTGTTTGGGGCGGAGGGGAAATATGAGGAGTCATTGCCTGGAGAACCCACCGGGCTTATGGAGcagtctgtcaggttggagttggaACGAGGGCGGATTACTTCCACGTAAGAGGCCGGGAAGAGACCTCTCTGTCCTTTACTGTTCTCCCCTTGTAACCAGCCATCTACAGAGTTATCGTCAAAGATAACCAGTTCCTCATTCTCCTGTATGCTGATCTCCTCTTTGTTTTCACTTTGGAAAGTGTAGAGTGCCTTGCCTTTCATCGACATTTTGACTCTCTGATGAAAATCATATGCACACGCTGCCTAAAATCATTGTGATGCTGCTACCCTTGAGCACACCATTTTAACACACAAATAGGTGATGTCTAGATTGTTGAACTATAGCCCTACTATTTCAGCTCATTTCAACTGTAGTCACCAACACTTGTTTGAATCAATAAGAGATGGTGTGAAAGAGTTATGTAAATCTAATGGTATTGTGCTGGAACGCCACAACAACTGTCAAATGGCATAAACACTGATCTGTGCTCATGCACTATAACACGATAACAACCTTAGTGCTATAACTGGTTTAACTCCCTAAAAAACAGCTAGTGCAGTATCAAGCTGGGTATATCTACGACTCGATTACACAAGTGTTGGGTTTGTTTTCTATACTGTGCCAAGAATCTTGTCAATCTTTTTAGTAGGCCTGTGGACTGCTTACAAAACCAGTAACATCGAATTGCAAATGGTTTTCAGTGGTTGTGCGAATCCATTCCTGTACACATACAATTATTAACAAGGAATATGGGCTATTTACTTTGGTATTCTTACTGCAAATATCATTTGCAAACTGGATAAATTGCTTAATACCACATGCCATGCACCAACTGCCTACTACATCAATAGCATATTCCTATCGATAGCCTTATGTCCCATTAGCCTAAACGTTTTCTTTGTTTCTATTGAGGATATCCAAGCTTTACCTTCGATACTTGAAACTGCAATTAAACTTGTGGGCTATCGCAACTTGTAACTCCTCAGTCCATGCATCACCCCAGCAATGACATACCGGTTCACCCGAAAACTCGTTTTCACCAAGAAGCAATTGCAAACATTCGTCTATTCGTTGTAATCCTGAAGAATAGTTTGATTGTTATCCTTGCGTGTGATAAAGTCCTCGAACACAGACTTGCTGTACATCCCACCGACCTGGTCAAACATCATCAAAATATTTTGTTTCCAGCACAAAGACAAAGTGCCCCGGGTGGAAGAAACCATTCAGCGCCGAGTGAGATGAGTAATGATATCTCAGACTAGTGCATTCTGGTCTTGATCGACATTCCTTGGACTTGCTCCACTTCCCCGCTAAACAGGTTATTGTCTATCTTGATCTGTTTCCTTTAATACAAAAAAGATTAAGCATTATTAGCTAATTATTAGGGTCTGCGATTAAAGCAAAGCATAGACTACTTCTTGGAGGTTGTTCCTATACGTTCTGTAACAAAGTAACTATTTCCATGACGCTTGACATGGACAATAAAACATATGTGACGCTAACCACAATAACGATTAGCCACAAGTGGAATTTACGGTTTGCCTGCAAAAAAATAAAAGTCCGAAATTGAAAGTGAAGCAAACAGATACAAATAGTGGAATCATGCAATATTTGGACTGGATAACAAGGTTAGAATGTTATTATATAAATTCGACAAAAGACAATAATTAGTTCATTTGACATTCAAAAATTCAAAAATCTGTTGAAATCTCACTGATGTATTAAACTTcaattgcattgggggcatacttaATACAGTGAGctacaaaagtatttggacagtgacacatgttttgttgttttggcactctactccagcactttggattttaaaTTATACAATCACACAGAGTGTGATTAAAGtgtagactgtcagctttaatttgagggtatcttcatccatatcgggtgaaccattTAACAATTATAGCACTTTTTGTACACAGTCTCTCCATTTTATGGGAcccaaagtattgggacaaaatGCACTTATATGTGTATTGAAGTATTAAAAAGTAAATAATTTGGTTCCAAAATGGATGAAAATATCCTCAAATTAATGCTGACAGTCTGCGCTTTAACCTCATAgttattgtatcatttcaaatccaaagtgctggagtgcAAAGCcaaaacagagaaaaatgtctCACCGTCCCAACACTTTTGGAACTCAATGTATTTCACACCTATGGATTGGGTATCCATGAAATGGGGTATTAGTCGACACAGCGACACCCACAGAACAAAATTGTGATgagtttacacaaatattagcGTCATAGCTCTTATTGTGGGACTTTGACTGTGGGGAATCACCTCCCTATCCAGCCTATTGTGTGTATTAACCTTTATATTGCACTATACAGCCGTATCTATGGATTGTGGAATAAATGGGATATGAGTCAACTCAGTGTTACCCACAGAACACAATTATTCACATTCCAAGCCTGTTTCGGGTAATCTAGTCCAAATATGGCATGGTTTCACAATTTGTATCCGTTTGCATGACTTTCATTGGGGGACCTTTATTATGAAGGAGAACCGCAAAAGCAACTATTGTGGATGATcgttattgtggctagcttcacacagGTGACAAAAGACgacgttttttttcttcattgAGGTCTTTTATCCATTCTCTGAAATGCAAGAAATCAGCTCTATACTGCCCCCAGCATGAGAAACATAACAACATGAAGAAATGAATATGCTTTTCTCATAAATAAATTATTTTCATTTACATATaagctattttttttattttgtatttatttaacatttatttaacaaggcaagtcagttcagaacaaattgttatttacaatgatggacaaccaaaaggcaaaaggcctcctgcggggatgggggctgggattaaaaattgtaaattgaatatatatatatatataaatataagacaaaacatacatcacaacaagagagacaacacaacactacataagagagacctaaaaacaacaacatagcaaggcagcaacacatgacaacacagcatggtagcaacataacaatacaacaacatggtagcagcacaaaacatggtacaaacattattgagcacagacaacagcacaaagggcaagaaggtagagacaacaatacatcacacaaagcagccacaactgtcagtaagagtgcccatgattgagtctttgaatgaagagattgagataaaactgtcagaGTTTGAGTATTTGTTGCAGCtcgtgactacctcaagctctaaaccctcagaggtagtaatcacacctgtgggcaGAAGGGCATTcatcttaccaaaccacatgacctttgttttggaggtgttcagaacaaggttaagggtagagaaagcttgttggacactaagaaagctttgtagtagagcatttaacaca
This window harbors:
- the snx33 gene encoding sorting nexin-33 — translated: MSMKGKALYTFQSENKEEISIQENEELVIFDDNSVDGWLQGENSKGQRGLFPASYVEVIRPRSNSNLTDCSISPVGSPGNDSSYFPSAPNTPFHMQQGYYDDDDDDWDDWDDSSTVVDDDGRSGANGHSHQSPHSNNPNVHYRAKPYMERQDSISSSRKGSMVGRNLNRFSSFVRSGVEAFVLGDVPMNAKIAESYTIEMGPKGPQWKESPTPFSCSIEDPTKQTKFKGIKTYISYRVTPSHNARPVYRRYKHFDWLYNRLLHKFTVISVPHLPEKQATGRFEEDFIEKRKRRLILWMDHMTSHPVLSQYEGFEHFLMCADDKQWKLGKRRAEKDEMMGANFMLTFQIPNEHQDLQDVEERVDSFKSFAKKMDDSVMQLTHVASELVRKHLGGFRKEFQRLGNAFQNVSQAFMLDPPHCSEGLNTAISHTGRTYENIGEMFAEQPKYDLFHMLDKLSLYQGLLANFPDIIHLQKGAFAKVKESQRMSDEGKMDQEEADGVRKRCRTVGFALQAEMNHFHQRREVDFKEMMQAYIKQQIAFYQRVGQQLERTLHMYDNL